The following are from one region of the Candidatus Kryptoniota bacterium genome:
- a CDS encoding glycosyltransferase, with product MLDVLIVVSSDPRYDTRSTKFLNSLLATGFKSRIVGISIDGSSEHTDQLVRLPTRARSGKKFFFDFYRNVIPEARRTQAKLVIAGDLFALPPALAAKNSGSRAGLSSRLIYDSKELYRELPSLKRRRSSFLFWDFIENRSIRKVDSVITVNQSISEALEARWHLPTTVVMNVPDSRPMRPETPRSLDKILLAFSGGLQPGRGLHNLVRLLTFLPEKYELRIIGDGNLRPELENQAKMLRLGNRIHFSGRVRSSEVVNELSKCHLGVYLMENTGLCHYLALPNKLFQFISAAIPVIVPNFPEMDRIVRTYSVGRTVDPANLDEAAKTIVEMTSRRETYDGFVANCVNASSELNWQVEKEKFLRVVSGLIK from the coding sequence ATGCTTGACGTATTGATCGTCGTAAGTTCCGATCCCCGGTACGACACTCGAAGCACCAAATTCCTGAATTCCCTTCTTGCGACAGGATTCAAATCAAGAATTGTCGGGATTTCGATCGACGGGTCCTCGGAACATACAGACCAATTAGTGCGCCTTCCAACAAGAGCACGGAGCGGCAAGAAATTCTTTTTTGATTTTTACAGGAATGTAATTCCAGAAGCGAGACGCACACAGGCAAAGCTCGTGATCGCGGGAGATCTGTTCGCTTTGCCGCCCGCTCTTGCAGCAAAAAACTCGGGCTCCCGTGCAGGTTTATCTTCCAGATTAATCTACGATTCGAAAGAACTGTACAGAGAACTCCCCAGCCTGAAAAGGAGAAGGTCGAGCTTTCTTTTTTGGGATTTCATAGAAAACCGATCGATCAGAAAAGTGGACTCGGTAATAACGGTTAACCAATCCATTTCCGAGGCTCTTGAGGCAAGGTGGCATCTTCCCACCACAGTTGTGATGAATGTTCCTGATTCCAGACCTATGCGGCCGGAAACTCCGAGATCGCTCGACAAAATTCTCCTCGCGTTCTCCGGAGGACTTCAGCCAGGTCGAGGATTGCACAATCTCGTCAGGCTCTTGACCTTCCTGCCGGAAAAATACGAACTGCGAATCATTGGAGATGGAAATCTGCGACCTGAGTTGGAGAACCAGGCGAAGATGCTGCGCCTGGGAAATCGCATCCATTTCAGCGGAAGAGTGAGAAGTTCGGAAGTCGTGAATGAATTGTCTAAATGCCACTTGGGTGTTTATCTCATGGAGAACACCGGCTTATGTCATTACCTGGCGCTCCCGAACAAACTGTTCCAGTTCATATCCGCCGCAATCCCGGTAATCGTTCCCAATTTTCCCGAGATGGACAGAATTGTAAGAACGTATTCGGTCGGGAGAACGGTTGATCCCGCCAATCTTGATGAAGCGGCAAAGACAATCGTCGAAATGACTTCACGTCGTGAAACTTACGACGGGTTTGTCGCCAATTGTGTGAACGCGTCTTCGGAATTGAACTGGCAGGTGGAGAAAGAAAAATTCCTTAGGGTAGTGAGCGGACTAATCAAGTAG
- a CDS encoding PorV/PorQ family protein has protein sequence MRTTILAGLSVMFLAAGAFAQPGTAGFQILKLGYSARDLSLANSSDVLTKEPIAVFLNPAGLASAGDPQGIGLNILLTHRTYIAGTTIDLFGTRFEGGGFSFGTSLLLSTVPDIEVRNVVGDPAATFNAKDFAFAAGIAHSFDRFDVGMSATYLYEKLFIYESQGLAFNAGMKYSIADNIQIGVATGNIGSASQMISQRITLPLFLRAGGSYTTSLDANFALTAYAGVVTFKSGGITPSIGAELGYHDLIAFRAGYASGNDLMGFAVAGVTGFSFGGGVQYRFVKFDYSYVPIQQDFGNTQTFTLSFIL, from the coding sequence ATGAGAACAACTATTTTGGCGGGCCTCTCGGTGATGTTTCTCGCTGCTGGCGCATTCGCGCAGCCGGGAACAGCAGGATTTCAAATCTTGAAACTCGGTTATTCCGCCCGGGATCTTTCGCTCGCAAACTCATCCGATGTACTTACGAAGGAACCGATTGCCGTTTTTCTGAACCCGGCCGGGTTGGCATCAGCTGGTGACCCTCAAGGGATCGGTCTGAATATTCTGCTGACGCACAGAACCTACATTGCAGGTACAACCATCGATTTGTTCGGAACAAGGTTCGAGGGCGGCGGCTTCTCTTTCGGCACAAGTCTTCTTCTCTCCACCGTCCCGGATATCGAGGTAAGGAACGTTGTCGGTGATCCCGCAGCTACGTTTAACGCGAAGGATTTCGCTTTTGCCGCGGGTATCGCTCACTCATTTGATAGGTTCGACGTCGGCATGTCTGCGACCTATCTTTATGAAAAACTTTTCATTTACGAATCCCAGGGACTGGCTTTCAACGCCGGCATGAAATACTCGATCGCTGACAACATCCAAATCGGAGTGGCGACCGGTAACATCGGCTCCGCGTCTCAGATGATCTCCCAGAGGATCACCCTTCCGCTTTTTCTGAGAGCAGGCGGAAGTTACACGACATCACTGGACGCGAATTTTGCCCTGACCGCATACGCGGGTGTTGTGACATTCAAGTCAGGCGGTATAACGCCGAGTATCGGTGCTGAGCTTGGCTATCACGATCTCATAGCATTCAGGGCGGGATACGCGTCCGGAAATGACCTTATGGGATTCGCGGTCGCAGGTGTGACGGGCTTTTCGTTCGGCGGCGGAGTACAGTACCGTTTCGTAAAGTTCGACTACTCATACGTACCGATTCAACAGGATTTCGGCAACACCCAGACATTCACCCTCTCTTTCATTCTTTGA
- a CDS encoding site-2 protease family protein has translation MSESSERFDYFEDPTTSLSELRIPLHVGLFLITLFTTTLAGVQWVGKDAFDLRNFESGLAYSLSLLLVLGTHEFGHYFLARRHKVKATLPYFIPFPAIPGLLNFGTLGAVIRTKTPVPSRKAMFDIGVAGPIAGFIVSIAVLIFGFTHLPSREYLIAIHPNYNFATNTVPGSDGIPLAFGNTILFKLLQLAFTNPHSEFVPPMSEIYHYPFLCVGWFGLFVTAMNLLPVGQLDGGHLIYGMFGKSHKKIARIFFAIILAIGLAGLLPLAGIQTDFGWIGWILWCIILFFVIKLDHPPVMDASPLDTKRKIIGWLTIVIFIVSFSPTPFAVQ, from the coding sequence ATGTCCGAATCGTCCGAGCGATTCGATTATTTTGAAGATCCGACCACATCGTTGAGCGAATTAAGAATTCCGCTGCATGTCGGGCTGTTTCTGATCACTCTTTTTACGACGACTCTAGCAGGAGTTCAGTGGGTCGGCAAGGACGCCTTCGACTTGCGCAATTTTGAGTCTGGGCTCGCATACAGCTTGTCTTTACTACTCGTCCTCGGGACACATGAATTCGGGCATTACTTCCTGGCACGTCGGCACAAGGTAAAGGCGACCCTGCCATATTTCATCCCCTTCCCGGCAATTCCGGGATTGTTGAACTTCGGAACGCTGGGCGCGGTGATCCGCACCAAGACGCCCGTGCCGTCACGCAAAGCAATGTTCGATATCGGAGTCGCCGGACCTATCGCGGGTTTTATTGTGAGCATAGCCGTACTCATTTTTGGATTCACTCACCTACCTTCACGTGAGTACCTGATTGCGATTCATCCTAACTACAATTTTGCTACGAACACTGTCCCTGGATCGGACGGTATTCCGCTGGCTTTCGGAAACACGATATTGTTCAAACTGCTCCAACTCGCATTCACAAATCCGCACAGCGAATTCGTTCCGCCGATGAGCGAGATTTACCATTACCCCTTCCTCTGTGTCGGTTGGTTCGGTCTGTTTGTAACAGCAATGAATCTCCTTCCCGTCGGGCAGCTGGATGGCGGTCACCTGATTTATGGGATGTTCGGCAAATCGCACAAGAAAATAGCCCGCATATTTTTCGCGATCATCCTTGCAATCGGATTGGCCGGACTCCTTCCACTTGCAGGAATCCAAACAGACTTCGGCTGGATTGGATGGATCCTTTGGTGCATCATCCTCTTTTTTGTCATCAAGCTCGATCACCCTCCGGTAATGGACGCATCGCCTCTAGACACCAAGAGAAAAATCATCGGATGGCTAACCATCGTTATTTTCATCGTCTCATTCTCACCTACACCTTTCGCAGTCCAATAG
- a CDS encoding glycosyltransferase: MSFEGLLGIFILLYIIELGFYSYAANISRRSSRSIRNLSTLPRVSVVIAAKDEEVNLPACLKSVVELDYPADLLEVIVVNDDSSDSTPAVIDGYSRITNTVRRVDAVETKTLKGKANALSQGIANASGEFIFLTDADCIVPKGWIKETLKYFDPDVGIVGGVTLISQTDKAVYGMQALDWDFLLTVCAGAATLHKPIACLGNNLVVRKKAYEDVGGYSRIRFSVTEDFALYKAIAESGKWRFAFPMDRNTLVETKPVGTLKDVFSQRKRWGTGGKDTGIFGFLTLGAGFMLHWAIIISPFVSLEAFGLGLIAKIILDSVFVLPTLSHYGKIAHLKFILYFEIYYITYVAILPFLVYVGKGVTWKGRNY; this comes from the coding sequence ATGAGTTTTGAAGGCCTGCTGGGAATTTTCATACTGCTCTACATAATTGAACTGGGTTTCTATTCCTACGCCGCGAATATATCCAGACGAAGCTCAAGATCGATTCGAAATCTCAGCACGCTTCCGCGCGTATCGGTGGTAATAGCCGCAAAAGATGAGGAGGTGAATTTACCTGCTTGCTTGAAATCTGTTGTCGAGCTCGATTATCCCGCCGACCTGCTGGAAGTAATTGTGGTGAATGATGACTCGTCTGACTCCACGCCTGCCGTCATTGATGGATATTCTCGAATAACCAATACGGTGAGGAGAGTCGACGCGGTAGAGACAAAGACTCTCAAAGGAAAAGCAAACGCACTGTCTCAAGGAATCGCCAATGCAAGCGGCGAATTTATTTTTCTTACGGACGCCGACTGCATCGTGCCAAAGGGTTGGATCAAGGAAACGCTGAAGTACTTTGATCCGGACGTCGGTATAGTAGGCGGAGTTACGCTCATAAGCCAGACGGATAAGGCCGTTTATGGAATGCAGGCGCTGGATTGGGATTTCCTGTTGACGGTGTGCGCGGGCGCCGCCACGCTCCACAAACCTATAGCGTGCCTTGGAAATAATCTCGTGGTTCGGAAGAAAGCCTATGAAGATGTGGGTGGCTACAGCAGGATTCGTTTTAGTGTAACGGAAGATTTCGCACTCTACAAAGCGATAGCGGAATCGGGAAAATGGAGATTTGCTTTCCCGATGGACCGAAACACGCTGGTGGAAACCAAACCGGTCGGGACATTGAAGGATGTTTTTTCCCAGAGAAAGCGATGGGGAACCGGAGGAAAAGACACCGGCATCTTCGGATTCCTGACACTTGGCGCCGGATTCATGCTCCACTGGGCGATCATTATATCTCCATTTGTATCGCTCGAAGCGTTTGGACTCGGCTTGATTGCAAAGATTATTCTTGACAGCGTCTTTGTTTTGCCCACGCTATCGCACTACGGAAAGATTGCTCACTTGAAATTTATACTTTATTTTGAGATTTATTATATAACATACGTTGCTATTCTTCCCTTCCTGGTTTACGTGGGGAAGGGAGTCACCTGGAAAGGACGAAACTATTAA
- a CDS encoding DUF2723 domain-containing protein yields MAQLVPFDRSDYLVSAGLASASFCVYLFTMSRSVPPIDGGELTTVLWTYGIAHPTGYPLFSLLGGLFVHIPLTSEVAVRANLFANLCTSLACGTFYLAFVSALNVFPPTSPDRERDRTKVAPGDKAYRTMRLPRTAASLTAALALAFSRTFWDQSNSVEVYPLQLLLFGLVILSWTRFYSAPSRRKAFISGLALGIGFTNHMTTVLTVPALLFLVYLTYRDRLFDKSLILPVIYGGLIASALYLYLPLRASQSPLMNWGDPETVKRFIWHVSGKQFRVWMFSSTDVFQKQLGVFFTSIYPEFRLTLILILVGIIVSLRLYRRLFWFCVLLLAGDILYAANYNIHDIASYFLLAYVALALFAAVGVKWAVEQVARLNVGYLFVFACLAIFPLFAAYSNFADVDESKDYSVEKYTRDILTNLPQNAVVLSFQWDNFVSASIYYQYVDRIRPDVTVIDKELLRRSWYAADVHTRFASLFPTYDPAYDSYRENLRLFENELPYDAAAIERSYSNFIREVISGGLNSGRRVFVGPEMEDQYLYGYKKVPFGLLFELRTDTVYVPFKSGGLDGFLASKTVETDYSKQILGFYTRMFYMRAVYEFAHSNIPETRSWLDKTLEVDPSFQSAVAAEQQLSQRQYGK; encoded by the coding sequence GTGGCGCAACTTGTACCGTTCGACAGATCAGACTATCTGGTCTCAGCGGGACTTGCGTCGGCGTCATTTTGCGTTTACCTCTTCACCATGTCGCGAAGCGTTCCGCCAATCGACGGCGGAGAGCTGACGACTGTCCTCTGGACGTACGGGATCGCTCATCCGACCGGTTACCCACTCTTCAGTCTCCTGGGCGGGTTATTCGTTCACATTCCCCTCACAAGTGAAGTTGCGGTAAGGGCGAACCTGTTTGCAAACTTATGTACATCACTTGCCTGCGGAACCTTCTATCTCGCCTTTGTTTCTGCCCTCAACGTATTCCCGCCCACATCTCCGGACCGTGAACGGGACAGGACGAAGGTCGCTCCCGGTGACAAAGCATACAGAACGATGAGACTGCCGCGAACCGCCGCTTCGCTGACCGCCGCGTTAGCACTGGCATTCTCACGGACTTTCTGGGATCAGAGTAATTCTGTCGAAGTCTACCCACTCCAGTTACTTCTGTTTGGGTTGGTCATTCTCTCCTGGACGCGATTCTACTCCGCGCCGTCGAGACGAAAAGCATTCATTTCGGGCCTCGCACTCGGAATTGGATTTACAAATCACATGACGACCGTACTGACGGTACCTGCACTCTTGTTTCTGGTATACCTCACCTACAGGGACAGGTTGTTCGACAAGTCCTTAATCCTGCCCGTGATCTATGGAGGACTTATCGCTTCGGCTTTATATCTTTATCTTCCGCTCAGAGCTTCGCAGTCTCCACTGATGAATTGGGGAGACCCTGAAACTGTCAAGAGATTCATCTGGCACGTATCAGGCAAACAATTTCGGGTTTGGATGTTCAGCTCGACCGACGTGTTCCAGAAACAGCTGGGGGTGTTCTTCACGAGCATTTACCCTGAATTCAGACTGACATTAATACTAATCCTGGTCGGGATAATCGTCTCCCTTAGATTATACAGAAGGTTGTTCTGGTTTTGCGTTCTCCTTCTCGCGGGGGATATACTTTACGCGGCCAACTACAATATTCATGATATAGCAAGCTACTTCTTGCTCGCGTACGTCGCACTCGCACTTTTTGCAGCAGTAGGAGTGAAATGGGCAGTGGAGCAAGTTGCAAGACTGAATGTCGGATACCTTTTTGTTTTCGCCTGCTTGGCAATCTTCCCGCTCTTCGCGGCATATTCGAACTTCGCCGATGTCGACGAAAGTAAGGATTACTCGGTTGAAAAGTACACACGTGATATATTGACGAACCTCCCGCAGAATGCGGTCGTCTTATCGTTCCAGTGGGATAACTTCGTCTCGGCCTCGATATACTATCAATACGTTGACCGTATTCGTCCGGATGTCACCGTAATCGACAAAGAATTGCTGCGGAGGTCATGGTACGCAGCTGACGTCCACACACGATTCGCCTCACTTTTCCCTACTTATGACCCGGCATATGATTCATATCGTGAGAATCTCAGACTTTTTGAAAACGAACTTCCTTACGACGCCGCAGCAATCGAACGGAGCTACTCGAACTTTATCAGGGAAGTTATTTCAGGTGGACTCAACAGCGGAAGACGCGTATTTGTCGGACCGGAAATGGAGGACCAATATCTGTACGGATACAAGAAGGTTCCATTTGGATTACTATTTGAACTCAGGACGGATACAGTGTATGTTCCCTTCAAGTCCGGCGGACTGGACGGATTTTTGGCGAGCAAGACGGTTGAGACCGACTATTCAAAACAGATCCTGGGATTCTATACACGAATGTTCTATATGCGGGCGGTCTATGAATTTGCACACAGCAACATCCCGGAAACACGATCGTGGTTGGACAAAACACTCGAGGTGGATCCGTCTTTCCAGTCCGCTGTCGCAGCAGAACAACAACTTTCTCAAAGGCAGTACGGCAAATGA
- a CDS encoding amidohydrolase, protein MAEVVLGLGRKFFPQVVKLRRHLHRYPELAFEELITGKTLAEELNNSGVKVTKGVGKTGIVGVLKGTGSAGTVALRADMDALPIDEQSGVSFSSQSKGKMHACGHDAHMAMLIGAARILSHMRNDLRGKVIFIFQPSEEKNPGGAPGMIRDGAVSDADVIFGQHITTDLPTGRIGFHAGPMMASADELYFTIIGKGGHGAKPHDAIDPIFISAQVITSLQSVISRMKDPLDPSVLTIGSIHGGTATNIIPDSVKLSGTLRTMNESWRSKALKLISSTAKQTASSVGGRCDFTISSGYPVLVNSESETEFARQAAQNLFGKKSVITVPAVMGAEDFAYFLRVVPGTFWWIGAGNRKMGATSSIHSSSFRIDEEAMFYGSSLLAFLAIEYLRQRERDT, encoded by the coding sequence GTGGCAGAAGTTGTCTTAGGTCTTGGTAGGAAATTCTTTCCTCAGGTCGTCAAACTCAGGCGTCACCTACATCGATATCCCGAACTTGCATTTGAAGAACTCATTACAGGAAAGACGCTGGCAGAAGAGTTGAATAATTCTGGCGTTAAAGTCACGAAGGGTGTCGGGAAAACAGGTATCGTTGGTGTATTGAAGGGCACCGGCTCCGCGGGGACCGTTGCGTTGCGTGCCGACATGGATGCGCTCCCGATCGACGAGCAAAGTGGTGTCTCATTCTCGAGCCAGTCAAAGGGAAAAATGCACGCGTGCGGGCATGACGCTCACATGGCGATGCTCATCGGAGCTGCGAGGATTCTCTCACATATGAGAAACGATCTCCGTGGAAAAGTAATTTTCATCTTTCAGCCCAGTGAAGAAAAAAACCCGGGTGGTGCACCGGGAATGATTCGGGACGGGGCGGTCTCCGATGCCGATGTAATTTTCGGTCAGCATATCACGACTGATCTTCCCACCGGTCGGATCGGATTTCACGCCGGACCGATGATGGCTTCCGCGGACGAACTCTATTTCACGATAATCGGTAAGGGCGGACATGGAGCCAAGCCTCACGACGCCATCGACCCGATTTTCATCTCGGCGCAGGTGATCACGTCCCTCCAATCAGTGATAAGCCGGATGAAGGATCCGCTCGATCCTTCGGTCTTGACGATCGGCTCGATCCATGGAGGAACGGCCACAAACATAATCCCTGACTCGGTGAAATTATCGGGCACACTCAGGACAATGAATGAGAGCTGGCGCAGTAAGGCCCTTAAGTTGATTAGTTCAACGGCAAAGCAGACTGCGTCGTCGGTGGGAGGAAGGTGCGACTTCACGATAAGCAGCGGTTACCCTGTACTGGTGAATTCAGAATCCGAGACAGAGTTTGCCAGGCAAGCTGCGCAGAATTTGTTTGGGAAAAAGTCCGTAATCACGGTGCCCGCGGTGATGGGGGCAGAAGATTTCGCTTATTTCCTCCGAGTTGTCCCCGGCACGTTCTGGTGGATCGGTGCGGGCAACAGGAAAATGGGTGCCACCTCTTCAATTCACAGCTCATCATTTCGGATAGACGAAGAAGCTATGTTTTACGGTTCTTCCCTGCTCGCATTCCTCGCAATCGAATATCTGAGACAGCGTGAACGCGACACTTAA
- the pgsA gene encoding CDP-diacylglycerol--glycerol-3-phosphate 3-phosphatidyltransferase, translated as MTLPNQLTILRILLTPIFVVMFVSERLILKQVSVMVFAVAALTDWYDGWIARKLGKVTKWGVFLDPLADKVLTSAAFIAFAWLGMVGWWMVAVIVVRDISITILRSFAELRGQSMATNFSAKVKTFTQMVFIYGILLAVVFRNTFTALSPVTELILDRNVVYYSMLVVTILTFGTGVQYVLENLKIIHSFFRFVGGRPESE; from the coding sequence ATGACGCTACCGAACCAGCTTACAATTCTAAGAATTCTTCTCACTCCGATTTTTGTTGTCATGTTTGTGAGTGAGCGACTTATTCTGAAGCAGGTTTCGGTGATGGTATTCGCTGTCGCTGCACTGACTGACTGGTACGACGGCTGGATCGCGCGTAAACTCGGGAAAGTTACCAAATGGGGCGTGTTCCTCGATCCGCTCGCGGATAAGGTTCTCACTTCGGCCGCTTTTATTGCTTTTGCGTGGCTTGGAATGGTCGGCTGGTGGATGGTTGCGGTTATTGTTGTACGGGATATTTCCATTACGATTCTTCGTTCGTTTGCCGAGCTGCGGGGACAGTCGATGGCTACAAACTTCAGCGCAAAAGTGAAGACATTTACCCAAATGGTTTTCATTTATGGCATCTTGCTCGCGGTCGTCTTTAGAAATACTTTCACTGCGTTGTCACCGGTCACGGAACTTATTCTCGATAGAAATGTGGTCTACTATTCGATGCTCGTGGTCACGATTCTCACATTTGGAACCGGCGTCCAGTATGTTCTGGAAAACCTGAAGATTATTCATTCTTTCTTTCGGTTCGTGGGTGGAAGACCAGAATCTGAGTGA
- a CDS encoding phosphatidylglycerophosphatase A, producing the protein MEDQNLSERKATIIDKLVSTGLGSGLSPVAPGTAGSLVGILIYLIPGFEKNQIIIPATAVFFFWGAFASGKMEKVYGHDPSRVVIDEIVGMWTSFVFLPKKIVVVVAAFLLFRLLDIIKPFPASRFDKNAGGLAIMLDDLTCGIYTNLLIQIYLRFF; encoded by the coding sequence GTGGAAGACCAGAATCTGAGTGAGCGCAAAGCCACCATTATCGACAAACTGGTCTCTACAGGACTGGGGAGCGGGCTTTCACCGGTAGCTCCGGGTACTGCCGGATCGCTCGTCGGAATCCTGATATATCTCATTCCCGGTTTTGAGAAGAACCAGATTATTATCCCCGCAACTGCTGTGTTTTTCTTTTGGGGTGCATTTGCCTCCGGTAAAATGGAAAAAGTGTACGGCCACGACCCGTCACGTGTCGTCATCGACGAAATCGTAGGTATGTGGACCTCATTCGTATTTCTTCCGAAGAAAATCGTCGTCGTTGTGGCCGCATTTCTTCTCTTCAGGCTGCTCGATATCATAAAGCCGTTTCCCGCCAGCCGATTCGACAAGAACGCAGGCGGTCTGGCAATAATGCTCGACGATCTCACCTGCGGCATATACACAAATTTACTCATCCAAATCTATCTGCGATTTTTTTAG
- a CDS encoding competence/damage-inducible protein A: MKTAAIITIGDEILIGQVTNTNSAFIGKKLSEIGIEVKRTVVVGDDYGEIMAAFKEHYGNFDAIMVTGGLGPTHDDITKKVVADFFDDKLVMNNEVLANVRDRLLKRNVPMRKVNEEQALVPSTCEVLMNHWGTAPGMLFERDGKFFAVMPGVPHEMENLMNEYVVPKLSSRAIGQVIRHKVLKTTGIAESSLFELLGNVDDILKGKATLAFLPSQFGVRLRITVKAKTAAEVDSIIQEVESRIREKANKFIYAEGEIDIEEVVGNLLKEKGLTIAVAESCTGGYISHRITNISGSSAYFNRGIVSYSNDAKIKILGVPAELISSKGAVSEEVARAMADGVRRISGTDIGISVTGIAGPTGGTEEKPVGLVYVGLADSSGIMVARHMFPDGRLVFKDRVSQTALEMVRKRILGML; encoded by the coding sequence ATGAAAACAGCGGCCATTATCACAATCGGCGATGAGATTCTGATCGGACAGGTTACAAATACCAATTCAGCATTCATCGGCAAGAAATTGTCGGAAATTGGAATTGAGGTCAAACGAACTGTCGTAGTCGGCGACGACTATGGCGAAATTATGGCGGCGTTCAAGGAACACTACGGGAATTTTGATGCGATCATGGTGACGGGCGGACTGGGTCCGACACACGACGACATCACGAAGAAAGTGGTCGCCGACTTCTTCGACGACAAACTCGTGATGAATAATGAAGTCCTCGCGAACGTGCGTGACAGACTCCTCAAGCGAAACGTGCCGATGAGAAAAGTAAACGAAGAACAGGCACTCGTTCCGTCGACTTGCGAAGTGCTCATGAATCATTGGGGGACTGCTCCGGGAATGCTCTTTGAGCGCGACGGAAAATTTTTCGCTGTGATGCCTGGCGTCCCGCATGAAATGGAAAACCTGATGAACGAGTATGTCGTTCCGAAGCTCAGCTCTCGCGCGATCGGGCAGGTGATCAGGCACAAAGTTCTCAAGACGACTGGTATCGCGGAGTCCTCGCTGTTTGAACTACTCGGAAATGTAGATGATATATTGAAGGGCAAGGCCACTCTCGCGTTCCTGCCGAGTCAATTTGGTGTCCGCCTGCGGATTACCGTCAAAGCAAAAACAGCTGCCGAAGTTGATTCGATTATTCAGGAAGTCGAAAGTCGGATCAGGGAAAAGGCGAACAAGTTTATTTATGCCGAAGGGGAAATCGATATCGAGGAAGTCGTCGGAAATCTCCTGAAGGAAAAAGGACTGACGATCGCCGTAGCTGAAAGCTGCACCGGCGGTTATATCTCTCATCGTATCACGAACATCTCTGGAAGCTCAGCCTACTTCAACAGGGGCATCGTGAGCTACAGCAATGACGCAAAGATAAAGATTCTCGGAGTACCGGCAGAATTGATTTCGAGCAAGGGAGCGGTTAGTGAAGAGGTGGCTCGTGCAATGGCTGATGGAGTGAGGAGGATATCGGGCACCGATATCGGAATCTCAGTAACAGGGATTGCGGGGCCGACGGGCGGGACTGAGGAAAAGCCGGTCGGACTTGTGTATGTCGGCCTTGCCGACTCTTCAGGGATCATGGTCGCGCGTCATATGTTCCCGGACGGGCGACTGGTATTCAAGGATCGAGTGTCACAGACCGCGCTTGAAATGGTGAGAAAAAGAATTCTTGGAATGTTGTGA
- the thpR gene encoding RNA 2',3'-cyclic phosphodiesterase, producing MRIFFGATIPDQIKSKIGELQNELFAFEPGARLESKSKLHITLQFIGEFGKDGLEELFASARNDLNKSSVGFSPVRLAGMNYFPNEKMKRGIWIDCSDDGSLSKIARTIELSSAKYGVTPEQRGYKPHITLARLKEYRGRKESSIDLQKFWSESKLGVERFVPRSVALFESFMNPDRSGSEYRILHEFPLQESEGASADLDGQKGSSKNG from the coding sequence ATGAGAATTTTCTTTGGGGCGACAATTCCTGATCAGATCAAGTCGAAAATCGGTGAACTCCAGAACGAATTGTTCGCTTTCGAGCCGGGAGCGAGACTCGAGAGCAAAAGCAAACTGCATATAACCCTGCAGTTCATCGGAGAATTTGGGAAGGACGGACTTGAGGAGCTATTTGCATCTGCTAGGAACGACTTGAATAAGAGTTCGGTCGGATTTTCTCCGGTACGATTGGCGGGCATGAATTATTTCCCAAACGAGAAAATGAAACGGGGAATCTGGATCGACTGCAGCGACGACGGATCGCTGTCAAAAATTGCGCGAACTATTGAGTTAAGCTCCGCGAAATATGGCGTCACTCCGGAGCAGCGCGGCTACAAGCCACACATCACTCTCGCGAGGCTCAAGGAATATCGCGGCAGGAAAGAATCGTCAATCGACTTGCAGAAGTTTTGGTCCGAGAGTAAATTGGGCGTGGAGCGGTTTGTCCCACGAAGTGTTGCCCTGTTCGAAAGCTTTATGAACCCCGACAGGTCGGGTTCGGAATATAGAATCTTGCACGAATTTCCATTACAAGAGTCCGAGGGAGCGTCCGCTGACCTAGACGGACAGAAAGGTAGTTCCAAAAATGGCTGA